From a single Streptomyces sp. NBC_01264 genomic region:
- a CDS encoding aminodeoxychorismate/anthranilate synthase component II has protein sequence MSARILVVDNYDSFVFNLVQYLYQLGAECEVLRNDEVELAHAQDGFDGVLLSPGPGTPEEAGVCVDMVRHCADTGVPVFGVCLGMQSMAVAYGGVVGRAPELLHGKTSPVVHEGLGVFEGLPSPFTATRYHSLAAEPPTLPDTLEVTARTEDGIIMGLRHREHDVEGVQFHPESVLTEWGHRMLANWLVRCGDAGAVERSVGLAPVVGKAVA, from the coding sequence GTGAGCGCGCGCATTCTGGTGGTCGACAATTACGACAGCTTTGTCTTCAACCTGGTCCAGTACCTCTATCAGCTCGGTGCCGAGTGCGAGGTGCTGCGCAACGACGAGGTCGAGCTCGCCCACGCCCAGGACGGCTTCGACGGCGTCCTGCTGTCCCCGGGCCCGGGCACGCCGGAAGAGGCAGGGGTCTGCGTCGACATGGTCCGCCACTGCGCGGACACGGGCGTACCGGTCTTCGGCGTCTGCCTCGGCATGCAGTCGATGGCCGTCGCCTACGGAGGCGTCGTCGGCCGCGCTCCGGAACTGCTGCACGGCAAGACCTCTCCGGTGGTCCACGAGGGCCTCGGCGTCTTCGAGGGGCTGCCCTCGCCGTTCACCGCGACCCGCTACCACTCCCTCGCGGCCGAGCCGCCGACCCTGCCGGACACCCTCGAGGTCACGGCGCGGACCGAGGACGGGATCATCATGGGCCTGCGCCACCGCGAGCACGACGTCGAGGGTGTGCAGTTCCACCCCGAGTCCGTGCTGACCGAGTGGGGCCACCGGATGCTCGCGAACTGGCTGGTGCGCTGCGGTGACGCGGGCGCGGTGGAGCGCTCGGTGGGGCTCGCCCCGGTGGTGGGCAAGGCCGTCGCGTGA
- a CDS encoding class E sortase, producing the protein MRSRWRPPPRDVVLRLLVRTFSEVCLTAGSLIVLFVAYVLLWTGVKADQAMDGEMARMRDRWAAAPAAAPLPAPSAAPAAPETAAYPPGRAFAEMYVPRFGPDWNKPVLEGTGTELLKKGLGHYAGTARLGGTGNFAVAGHRRTYGDPFKDIPKLRPDDLVILKDATGWYTYTVRAPVLRTLPTEVGVVDPVPARSPFGGPGRYLTLTTCDPEWGHSHRLVVWAELTGRRTLAQGSPEGLAR; encoded by the coding sequence ATGCGAAGCCGCTGGAGACCGCCACCCCGTGATGTCGTACTGCGCCTGCTGGTACGGACGTTCAGCGAGGTGTGCCTGACCGCGGGCTCGCTCATCGTGCTCTTCGTGGCCTACGTCCTGCTGTGGACCGGGGTCAAGGCCGACCAGGCCATGGACGGGGAGATGGCCCGCATGCGCGACCGCTGGGCCGCGGCCCCCGCGGCCGCGCCGCTGCCCGCGCCGTCGGCCGCCCCGGCCGCCCCCGAGACCGCCGCGTACCCGCCGGGCCGGGCCTTCGCCGAGATGTACGTACCGCGCTTCGGCCCCGACTGGAACAAGCCGGTCCTGGAGGGCACGGGCACCGAGCTGCTGAAGAAGGGCCTGGGCCACTACGCCGGTACGGCCCGGCTCGGCGGCACCGGGAACTTCGCGGTGGCCGGCCACCGGCGCACGTACGGGGACCCCTTCAAGGACATCCCCAAGCTGCGCCCCGACGACCTCGTGATCCTCAAGGACGCCACCGGCTGGTACACGTACACCGTCCGCGCGCCGGTGCTGCGCACCCTCCCGACGGAGGTCGGCGTCGTCGATCCGGTGCCGGCCCGCTCGCCCTTCGGCGGGCCGGGCAGGTATCTGACGCTGACCACCTGCGATCCGGAATGGGGCCACAGCCACCGGCTCGTGGTCTGGGCCGAACTGACCGGTAGGCGGACCCTCGCGCAGGGCTCACCGGAGGGATTGGCAAGGTGA
- a CDS encoding peptidoglycan D,D-transpeptidase FtsI family protein codes for MNKPLRRISIFCGLLVLALLVRTNWLQYVKAEELSTRKENRRVQIAQYATERGNIIVGGKPITGSAVTDGSDYKFKRTYLDGPLWAPVTGYASQAFGSTQLESLEDGILTGNDDRLFFDRTIGMFTGEKKQGGNVVTTLNAAAQKAAFDKLGDKKGAVAAIDPRTGAILALVSTPSYDPSSFAGNSKTDEKAWVELKDSEDKKLVNRALRETYPPGSTFKVVTAAAALENGVVTDINAPTDTDDPYILPGTRTPMVNHAQNCGKATLNYALQVSCNSVFAHMGDKVGRDNMVKTAEKFGFNNDKIDTPVRAFASVYDKTMSPDGNAQSSIGQFNTAATPLQMAMVTAAIANNGKLMKPYMVSHLESPGLDIVEKHEPQEMSRPLSVENAKKVRDMMVNVVQNGTGDKAKIPGTVVGGKTGTAQHGEGNKKRPYAWFISYAENPDGSSPVAVAVVIEDSAADREDISGGGLAAPVAKAVMQAVLKSTKG; via the coding sequence ATGAACAAGCCCCTGCGCCGCATCTCGATCTTCTGCGGGCTGCTCGTCCTGGCACTGCTCGTGCGGACCAACTGGCTCCAGTACGTCAAGGCCGAGGAGCTGAGCACCCGCAAGGAGAACCGGCGGGTCCAGATCGCCCAGTACGCCACCGAGCGCGGCAACATCATCGTCGGGGGCAAGCCGATCACCGGCTCCGCCGTCACCGACGGCAGCGACTACAAGTTCAAGCGGACCTACCTCGACGGTCCGCTCTGGGCCCCCGTGACCGGCTACGCCTCGCAGGCCTTCGGCTCCACGCAGCTGGAGTCCCTCGAGGACGGCATCCTCACCGGCAACGACGACCGGCTCTTCTTCGACCGCACCATCGGCATGTTCACCGGCGAGAAGAAGCAGGGCGGCAACGTCGTCACGACGCTCAACGCCGCCGCGCAGAAGGCCGCGTTCGACAAGCTCGGCGACAAGAAGGGCGCCGTCGCGGCGATCGACCCGCGCACCGGCGCGATCCTCGCCCTGGTCAGCACCCCCTCGTACGACCCCAGCTCCTTCGCCGGCAACTCGAAGACCGACGAGAAGGCCTGGGTCGAGCTCAAGGACAGCGAGGACAAGAAGCTCGTCAACCGCGCCCTGCGCGAGACCTACCCGCCCGGCTCCACCTTCAAGGTGGTCACCGCCGCCGCGGCCCTGGAGAACGGGGTCGTCACGGACATCAACGCGCCGACCGACACCGATGACCCGTACATCCTCCCGGGCACCAGGACGCCGATGGTCAACCACGCCCAGAACTGCGGCAAGGCCACGCTCAACTACGCCCTGCAGGTCTCCTGCAACTCCGTCTTCGCCCACATGGGCGACAAGGTGGGGCGGGACAACATGGTGAAGACCGCCGAGAAGTTCGGCTTCAACAACGACAAGATCGACACCCCGGTCCGCGCCTTCGCCAGCGTCTACGACAAGACCATGAGCCCCGACGGCAACGCCCAGAGCTCCATCGGCCAGTTCAACACCGCGGCCACCCCGCTGCAGATGGCCATGGTCACCGCCGCCATCGCCAACAACGGCAAGCTGATGAAGCCGTACATGGTCAGCCACCTCGAATCCCCCGGCCTCGACATCGTCGAGAAGCACGAGCCGCAGGAAATGAGCCGGCCCCTCTCCGTCGAGAACGCGAAGAAGGTCCGGGACATGATGGTCAACGTCGTCCAGAACGGCACCGGCGACAAGGCCAAGATCCCCGGCACCGTCGTCGGCGGCAAGACCGGCACCGCCCAGCACGGCGAGGGCAACAAGAAGCGCCCGTACGCCTGGTTCATCTCCTACGCCGAGAACCCCGACGGCAGCTCGCCGGTCGCCGTCGCCGTCGTCATCGAGGACAGCGCAGCGGACCGCGAGGACATCAGCGGCGGCGGCCTCGCCGCCCCCGTGGCCAAGGCCGTCATGCAGGCCGTCCTCAAGAGCACCAAGGGGTAA
- the crgA gene encoding cell division protein CrgA, producing the protein MPKSRIRKKDDYTPPPTRTPQSIKLTNRNWVAPVMLAFFLVGLAWIVVFYLSETQLPVEALGNWNIVVGFGFIAAGFGVSTQWK; encoded by the coding sequence GTGCCGAAGTCACGTATCCGCAAGAAGGACGACTACACGCCGCCCCCCACGCGGACGCCGCAGTCGATCAAGCTGACGAACCGCAACTGGGTCGCCCCGGTCATGCTGGCGTTCTTCTTGGTCGGTCTGGCGTGGATCGTCGTTTTCTATCTGTCCGAGACCCAGCTTCCGGTCGAAGCCCTCGGAAATTGGAACATTGTGGTCGGATTCGGCTTCATTGCGGCAGGATTCGGCGTCTCCACGCAGTGGAAGTAG
- a CDS encoding rhomboid family intramembrane serine protease, producing MDTDRLPGCYRHPDRETGISCTRCERPICPECMISASVGFQCPECVRGGSGTGHRAAANAPRTIAGGVVAADPYLVTKILIGINVALFLLVTAVPGLDIQLELLGRYREQVGGPLEGVSTGEYYRLWTSAFLHVQLWHIFSNMLALWFIGGPLEQALGRARYLTVYLLSALGGSAAVYLLTEPNVATLGASGAVFGLLGATLVLFRRMRYEMRPLVTMAVFMLVLTFAPGLNVSWQAHIGGLITGALVALGFLWPAKDMGARHRKFVQWGTCVAVFLLATALIAVRTAELSALT from the coding sequence ATGGACACCGACCGTCTTCCGGGCTGCTACCGGCACCCGGACCGCGAGACCGGGATCAGCTGTACGCGCTGCGAGCGGCCGATCTGCCCCGAGTGCATGATCAGCGCCTCGGTCGGCTTCCAGTGCCCGGAGTGCGTCCGCGGGGGCTCGGGAACGGGCCACAGGGCCGCGGCCAACGCTCCGCGGACGATCGCGGGCGGGGTGGTGGCCGCCGATCCGTACCTGGTGACCAAGATCCTGATCGGGATCAACGTGGCCCTGTTCCTCCTGGTGACGGCCGTCCCCGGGCTGGACATCCAGCTGGAGCTCCTGGGCCGGTACCGGGAGCAGGTGGGCGGGCCGCTCGAAGGAGTCTCCACCGGCGAGTACTACCGGCTGTGGACCTCGGCCTTCCTGCACGTGCAGCTCTGGCACATCTTCAGCAACATGCTCGCCCTGTGGTTCATCGGCGGACCGCTGGAGCAGGCGCTCGGCCGGGCCCGCTATCTCACGGTGTACCTGCTGTCCGCCCTGGGCGGCAGCGCGGCGGTCTACCTGCTGACCGAGCCGAACGTCGCGACCCTCGGCGCCTCCGGCGCCGTGTTCGGCCTGCTCGGTGCCACCCTGGTGCTGTTCCGCCGCATGAGGTACGAAATGCGGCCCCTGGTCACGATGGCCGTCTTCATGCTGGTGCTGACTTTCGCACCGGGGCTGAACGTGTCCTGGCAGGCCCATATCGGTGGTCTGATCACCGGTGCGCTGGTCGCGCTGGGCTTCCTGTGGCCTGCCAAGGACATGGGCGCGCGACATCGCAAATTCGTCCAGTGGGGCACCTGTGTGGCGGTGTTCCTGCTGGCCACAGCCCTGATCGCGGTCCGGACGGCCGAGCTTTCCGCGCTCACCTGA
- a CDS encoding FtsW/RodA/SpoVE family cell cycle protein, whose amino-acid sequence MSVVTNTTTIGAIELPSRRNTELLLLVFAVVITMFAYANTGLAIDGKLPPGMLTYGLGLGVLAAIAHFVVRRYAKHADPLLLPIATLLNGLGLVLIWRLDQSERLQSLAKRQFGAFTESAPRQMMYTALAIALFAGVLLVLKDHRVLQRFTYISMAAALVLLILPVIPGLGADVFGAKIWISVGGFSIQPGEFAKIVIAVFFAGYLMVKRDALALASRRFMGLYLPRGRDLGPILMIWAMSLLVLVFENDLGTSLLFFGMFVIMLYVATERTSWIVIGLLMSVGGAAVVGSTASHVQARVNAWLDPFSCYETSDACQQVGQSIMTFGSGGVLGTGLGQGHSDLILFAANSDFIFSTVGEELGLTGVMAFLLLYGLIIERGVRTALAARDPFGKLFAIGLSGAFALQVFVVAGGVMGLIPLTGMTMPFLAAGGSSVLANWILIAVLIRISDTARRPAPAPAPSPDSEMTQVVRPS is encoded by the coding sequence ATGAGCGTTGTCACCAACACGACCACCATCGGCGCCATCGAGCTGCCCAGTCGGCGGAACACCGAGCTCCTGCTGCTCGTCTTCGCCGTGGTCATCACGATGTTCGCCTACGCCAACACGGGCCTGGCGATCGACGGCAAGCTGCCCCCGGGCATGCTCACCTACGGGCTCGGCCTCGGCGTCCTGGCGGCCATCGCCCACTTCGTCGTACGGCGCTACGCCAAGCACGCCGACCCGCTGCTGCTGCCGATCGCCACGCTCCTCAACGGGCTCGGCCTCGTCCTGATCTGGCGCCTCGACCAGTCCGAGCGCCTGCAGAGCCTGGCGAAGCGGCAGTTCGGCGCCTTCACCGAGTCCGCACCCCGGCAGATGATGTACACGGCCCTCGCCATCGCCCTGTTCGCCGGCGTGCTCCTGGTCCTCAAGGACCACCGCGTGCTCCAGCGGTTCACGTACATCTCCATGGCCGCCGCACTCGTGCTGCTGATCCTGCCCGTGATCCCGGGTCTGGGAGCCGACGTCTTCGGCGCCAAGATCTGGATCAGCGTCGGTGGTTTCTCGATCCAGCCCGGCGAGTTCGCCAAGATCGTCATCGCCGTCTTCTTCGCCGGCTACCTCATGGTCAAGCGCGACGCCCTGGCCCTCGCCAGCCGCCGCTTCATGGGCCTCTACCTGCCGCGCGGCCGCGACCTCGGCCCGATCCTGATGATCTGGGCGATGAGCCTGCTCGTCCTGGTCTTCGAGAACGACCTCGGCACCTCGCTGCTCTTCTTCGGCATGTTCGTGATCATGCTGTACGTCGCCACCGAGCGCACCAGCTGGATCGTGATCGGCCTGCTCATGAGCGTGGGCGGGGCCGCCGTGGTCGGCTCCACCGCCAGCCACGTCCAGGCCCGCGTGAACGCCTGGCTCGACCCCTTCAGCTGCTACGAGACGTCCGACGCCTGCCAGCAGGTCGGCCAGTCGATCATGACCTTCGGCTCCGGCGGGGTCCTCGGCACCGGCTTGGGACAGGGCCACTCCGACCTCATCCTGTTCGCCGCCAACTCCGACTTCATCTTCTCCACCGTCGGCGAGGAGCTCGGGCTCACCGGCGTCATGGCCTTCCTGCTGCTCTACGGCCTGATCATCGAGCGGGGCGTGCGCACCGCGCTGGCCGCCCGCGACCCCTTCGGCAAGCTCTTCGCGATCGGGCTCTCCGGCGCCTTCGCACTCCAGGTCTTCGTGGTCGCCGGCGGAGTCATGGGCCTCATCCCCCTGACCGGCATGACCATGCCCTTCCTCGCGGCCGGCGGCTCGTCCGTGCTCGCGAACTGGATCCTCATCGCCGTCCTCATCCGGATCAGCGACACCGCACGCCGCCCTGCCCCGGCCCCGGCACCGTCCCCCGACTCCGAGATGACCCAGGTGGTCCGCCCGTCATGA
- a CDS encoding DUF881 domain-containing protein, with amino-acid sequence MSNSDDSSAGPRRRARPVRLLTAAVFALAGLIFVTSFNTSKGTNIRTDASLLKLSDLIHERSQSNLELEKSTATARGEVDALADRDNGSTRAEDAKLAALRAASGTSDVTGKALTVTLNDAPPDATARIPNVPEPQPNDLVIHQQDLQAVVNALWQGGAQGIQVMDQRLISTSAVRCVGNTLILQGRVYSPPYKVSAVGDPGALKKALAASPALQNYQLYVNAYGLGWKVDEHKALTLPGYSGTVDLHYAKPLETATP; translated from the coding sequence TTGAGCAATTCCGACGACTCCTCCGCGGGTCCCCGTCGCCGTGCCAGACCGGTCCGGCTGCTCACGGCCGCCGTTTTCGCCCTGGCCGGCTTGATCTTCGTCACCAGCTTCAACACCTCCAAGGGTACGAACATCCGGACGGACGCCTCCCTCCTCAAGCTGTCCGACCTGATCCACGAGCGCAGCCAGAGCAATCTGGAGCTGGAGAAGAGCACCGCCACCGCACGCGGCGAGGTCGACGCCCTCGCCGACCGCGACAACGGGAGCACCCGGGCCGAGGACGCGAAGCTGGCCGCCCTGCGCGCCGCCTCCGGCACCTCGGACGTCACCGGCAAGGCCCTGACGGTCACCCTGAACGACGCGCCCCCCGACGCCACGGCCCGCATCCCCAACGTCCCCGAGCCGCAGCCCAACGACCTGGTGATCCACCAGCAGGACCTGCAGGCCGTGGTCAACGCCCTCTGGCAGGGCGGCGCCCAGGGCATCCAGGTCATGGACCAGCGCCTGATCTCCACCAGCGCCGTGCGCTGCGTGGGCAACACCCTGATCCTCCAGGGCCGGGTGTACTCGCCCCCGTACAAGGTGTCGGCCGTCGGCGACCCCGGCGCGCTGAAGAAGGCGCTCGCGGCCTCCCCGGCGCTGCAGAACTACCAGCTGTACGTGAACGCGTACGGGCTCGGCTGGAAAGTGGACGAGCACAAGGCGCTGACACTTCCGGGCTACTCCGGCACAGTGGACCTCCACTATGCGAAGCCGCTGGAGACCGCCACCCCGTGA
- a CDS encoding class E sortase has translation MSRVAPPPRRSALAGFLSLLGELLITAGLVLGLFVAYSLWWTNVLADRDASARGDAVREQWDRAAPSPSASAAPGALDVQGGVGFLHVPAMKNGEVLVKRGTSSEVLNDGVAGYYTEPVKSALPWDPAGGNFALAAHRDGHGAKFHNIDKLKNGDAVVFETRDTWYVYTVFADLTQTSKYNVDAIGPIPKQSGRTAPGRYITLTTCTPVYTSKYRYIVWGELVRAEKVDAKRTPPAELR, from the coding sequence GTGTCACGTGTCGCACCGCCCCCGCGCCGCAGCGCCCTCGCGGGGTTCCTGAGCCTGCTGGGCGAGCTCCTGATCACGGCGGGCCTGGTGCTCGGGCTGTTCGTGGCGTACTCCCTGTGGTGGACCAACGTCCTCGCGGACCGGGACGCCTCAGCGCGCGGGGACGCGGTGCGCGAGCAGTGGGACCGGGCGGCGCCCTCCCCGTCGGCGTCCGCGGCGCCGGGCGCGCTGGACGTCCAGGGCGGGGTCGGCTTCCTGCACGTGCCGGCGATGAAGAACGGCGAGGTGCTGGTCAAACGGGGCACCAGCTCGGAGGTCCTGAACGACGGTGTCGCGGGCTACTACACGGAACCGGTGAAGTCGGCCCTGCCGTGGGACCCGGCGGGCGGCAACTTCGCGCTGGCGGCGCACCGCGACGGGCACGGGGCCAAGTTCCACAACATCGACAAGCTGAAGAACGGCGACGCGGTCGTCTTCGAGACCCGCGACACCTGGTACGTGTACACGGTCTTCGCCGACCTCACCCAGACCTCGAAGTACAACGTGGACGCGATCGGCCCGATCCCCAAGCAGTCGGGCCGCACGGCCCCGGGCCGCTACATCACCCTGACGACCTGCACCCCGGTGTACACCTCGAAGTACCGCTACATCGTCTGGGGCGAACTGGTCCGCGCGGAAAAGGTCGACGCGAAGCGAACGCCTCCGGCGGAGCTGCGCTGA
- a CDS encoding restriction endonuclease → MINESVLLESRTLRTSVLERTEVLDRVKALSLLPDRLHVTTAMVAAYYEVSIQVMDALVFDHRDELSANGYRVLTGAELTYFKQVSGLSSRAAAIALYSRRTVLNVGMLLRDSKVARQVRAYLLDTEGEVRTQAVDNSVHSSRSDELDERIDSRITDVLGKTIVPMLNVLIETSVEQRHELISLREDVEQIQQRLVEHDLQLSRLQRGQDVRALTGVIGTIDAMTRKEFQQHVAGLLRRDGCTDVEVYGGHGGDRGVDITAKTADGRLVAVQGKNFAPFRHVLSGEMQKFLGAAKVLRRADVALYVATCAFTRESLAIAAQGGVTAVHRGLLEAWSAGVVLQVLR, encoded by the coding sequence ATGATCAACGAATCGGTGCTGCTCGAGTCCAGGACTCTGCGCACGAGCGTCCTGGAGCGGACGGAAGTACTGGACAGGGTGAAGGCGCTGTCGCTCCTGCCGGACCGGCTGCACGTGACGACGGCGATGGTGGCGGCTTACTACGAGGTCAGCATCCAGGTCATGGACGCCTTGGTGTTCGATCACCGGGACGAACTCTCAGCCAACGGCTATCGGGTTTTGACAGGTGCAGAACTGACTTACTTTAAGCAAGTCAGTGGGCTCAGCAGCCGCGCCGCGGCCATCGCCCTCTACTCCCGACGGACCGTCCTGAACGTCGGAATGCTGCTCCGCGACAGCAAAGTCGCACGTCAGGTGCGTGCGTACCTCCTCGACACCGAAGGCGAGGTCCGTACGCAGGCTGTGGATAACTCTGTCCACAGCTCCCGCTCTGACGAGCTCGACGAGCGGATCGACAGCCGGATCACCGACGTACTCGGCAAGACCATCGTGCCCATGCTGAACGTCCTCATCGAGACCTCCGTCGAACAGCGCCACGAACTGATCTCCCTTCGGGAAGACGTCGAGCAGATCCAGCAGCGGCTCGTCGAGCACGACCTACAGCTCAGCCGCCTCCAGCGGGGCCAGGACGTGAGGGCGCTCACCGGAGTCATCGGCACCATCGACGCCATGACCCGGAAGGAATTCCAGCAGCACGTCGCCGGCCTGCTCCGCCGCGACGGCTGCACCGACGTCGAGGTGTACGGCGGGCACGGCGGCGACCGCGGGGTCGACATCACCGCCAAGACGGCGGACGGACGCCTGGTCGCCGTCCAGGGCAAGAACTTCGCGCCCTTCCGGCACGTGCTCAGTGGCGAGATGCAGAAGTTCCTGGGCGCCGCCAAAGTGCTGCGGCGGGCCGACGTGGCCCTCTACGTGGCCACCTGCGCCTTCACACGCGAATCCCTGGCCATCGCCGCTCAGGGGGGCGTCACGGCCGTCCACAGGGGGCTTCTGGAGGCCTGGAGCGCCGGAGTGGTGCTCCAGGTGCTGCGGTGA
- a CDS encoding peptidylprolyl isomerase has protein sequence MVEKLYATLKTNHGDIEIELLPNFAPKTVRNFAELATGEREWTRPTDGQKTTDPLYDGTVFHRVISGFMIQGGDPLGNGTGGPGYQFADEFHPDLAFTKPYLLAMANAGPGTNGSQFFITVAPTAWLTRKHTIFGEIGDKASQKIVDAIAAGPTNPRTERPLDDVIIQSVVIEKR, from the coding sequence GTGGTCGAGAAGCTCTACGCCACCCTGAAGACCAACCACGGCGACATCGAGATCGAGCTTCTGCCGAACTTCGCCCCGAAGACCGTGCGGAACTTCGCCGAACTCGCCACCGGTGAGCGCGAGTGGACGCGTCCCACGGACGGGCAGAAGACCACGGACCCGCTCTACGACGGCACCGTCTTCCACCGCGTCATCAGCGGGTTCATGATCCAGGGCGGCGACCCGCTGGGCAACGGCACCGGCGGCCCCGGCTACCAGTTCGCCGACGAGTTCCACCCCGACCTGGCCTTCACCAAGCCCTACCTGCTCGCGATGGCGAACGCCGGCCCGGGAACCAACGGCTCGCAGTTCTTCATCACCGTCGCCCCCACCGCCTGGCTGACGCGCAAGCACACCATCTTCGGCGAGATCGGCGACAAGGCCAGCCAGAAGATCGTCGACGCCATCGCCGCAGGTCCCACCAACCCGCGCACCGAGCGTCCCCTCGACGACGTGATCATCCAGTCGGTCGTCATCGAGAAGCGCTGA
- the pknB gene encoding Stk1 family PASTA domain-containing Ser/Thr kinase, with protein MEEPRRLGGRYELSHVLGRGGMAEVYLAHDTRLGRTVAVKTLRADLARDPSFQARFRREAQSAASLNHPAIVAVYDTGEDYVDNISIPYIVMEYVDGSTLRELLHSGRKLLPERTLEMCIGILQALEYSHRAGIVHRDIKPANVMLTRSGQVKVMDFGIARAMGDSGMTMTQTAAVIGTAQYLSPEQARGEQVDARSDLYSAGCLLYELLAVRPPFIGDSPVAVAYQHVREEPQPPSNFDSEITPEMDAIVLKALVKDADYRYQSADEMRADIEACLDGQPVAATASMGAAGYGYPDQGNGYGPQGYDQPTTALRTADPNQTSMLPPMPPGDGGYGTAGYADQGGYDQGGRGRRPQKKSKASTLLLVTAGILVLVGAILIGRVLFENKADNRPAVPKLIGETLEAAKANATNVGLSVEQVGEMACDAAPKGSVCEQDPAENVKVDKNSVIKVKVSTGPSKVLVPNVIRLAIADAEKALQEKGFQIDKKLVESDQPPGTVIEQNPKSGEAEKGSTISLTVAKEISKVTVPDLTGKSQGDASKALQALKLKLGSVTEVDAPPGTAPKTVVSQDPGPNGQVEVGSTVNISVAKPVQQLTVPNLVGRTINQARAELASKGLIFGSVLSGSSDGKARILSTDPQVGSPATIGMVINVNTQPDNQQNGGNDGGGGGFIGGLSN; from the coding sequence ATGGAAGAGCCGCGTCGCCTCGGCGGCCGGTACGAGCTGAGCCACGTGCTCGGCCGTGGTGGCATGGCCGAGGTCTACCTCGCCCACGACACCCGGCTCGGCCGTACCGTCGCCGTCAAGACCCTGCGCGCCGATCTCGCTCGCGACCCGTCCTTCCAGGCCCGGTTCCGGCGCGAGGCCCAGTCGGCCGCATCGCTCAACCACCCGGCGATCGTCGCCGTGTACGACACCGGCGAGGACTACGTCGACAACATCTCCATCCCGTACATCGTGATGGAGTACGTCGACGGCTCGACCCTGCGCGAGCTCCTGCACTCCGGCCGCAAGCTGCTGCCCGAGCGCACCCTGGAGATGTGCATCGGCATCCTCCAGGCGCTGGAGTACTCGCACCGCGCCGGCATCGTGCACCGCGACATCAAGCCCGCGAACGTCATGCTGACCCGCTCCGGCCAGGTCAAGGTCATGGACTTCGGCATCGCCCGCGCCATGGGCGACTCCGGCATGACCATGACGCAGACCGCCGCCGTCATCGGCACCGCCCAGTACCTCTCCCCGGAGCAGGCCAGGGGCGAGCAGGTCGACGCGCGCTCCGACCTCTACTCGGCCGGCTGCCTGCTGTACGAGCTCCTCGCCGTCCGGCCCCCCTTCATCGGGGACTCCCCGGTCGCGGTCGCCTACCAGCACGTACGGGAAGAGCCCCAGCCCCCGTCGAACTTCGACTCCGAGATCACGCCCGAGATGGACGCGATCGTGTTGAAGGCGCTGGTCAAGGACGCCGACTACCGCTACCAGTCCGCCGACGAGATGCGCGCCGACATCGAGGCCTGCCTCGACGGCCAGCCCGTCGCCGCCACCGCCTCCATGGGCGCCGCCGGCTACGGCTACCCCGACCAGGGCAACGGATACGGACCCCAGGGCTACGACCAGCCCACCACCGCCCTGCGCACCGCCGACCCGAACCAGACCTCCATGCTCCCGCCGATGCCTCCGGGCGACGGTGGATACGGGACCGCCGGGTACGCAGACCAGGGCGGCTACGACCAGGGCGGCCGCGGCCGGCGTCCGCAGAAGAAGAGCAAGGCCTCCACTCTCCTGCTGGTCACCGCCGGAATCCTCGTCCTCGTCGGCGCGATCCTCATCGGACGCGTCCTCTTCGAGAACAAGGCCGACAACCGGCCGGCAGTGCCCAAGCTCATCGGCGAAACCCTCGAAGCGGCCAAGGCGAACGCCACCAACGTCGGCCTCAGCGTCGAGCAGGTCGGGGAGATGGCCTGCGACGCCGCCCCCAAGGGCAGCGTCTGCGAGCAGGATCCGGCCGAGAACGTCAAGGTCGACAAGAACTCCGTGATCAAGGTGAAGGTCTCCACGGGCCCCTCCAAGGTCCTCGTCCCGAACGTCATCAGGCTGGCGATCGCCGACGCGGAGAAGGCGCTCCAGGAGAAGGGCTTCCAGATCGACAAGAAGCTCGTCGAGTCCGACCAGCCCCCCGGCACCGTCATCGAGCAGAACCCGAAGAGCGGCGAGGCCGAGAAGGGCTCGACGATCTCGTTGACGGTGGCCAAGGAAATCTCCAAGGTGACCGTCCCGGACCTGACCGGCAAGAGCCAGGGCGACGCTTCGAAGGCCCTGCAGGCCCTCAAGCTGAAGCTCGGCAGCGTCACGGAGGTCGACGCGCCCCCGGGCACGGCCCCCAAGACGGTCGTCAGCCAGGACCCCGGCCCCAACGGCCAGGTCGAAGTCGGCTCGACGGTCAACATCTCGGTCGCCAAGCCGGTCCAGCAGCTCACGGTCCCGAACCTGGTCGGCAGGACCATCAACCAGGCCAGGGCCGAGCTCGCCTCCAAGGGCCTGATCTTCGGATCCGTCCTGTCGGGCTCCTCGGACGGCAAGGCGCGGATCCTGAGCACGGACCCGCAGGTCGGCAGCCCGGCGACCATCGGCATGGTGATCAACGTGAACACGCAGCCCGACAACCAACAGAACGGCGGCAACGACGGCGGAGGCGGCGGCTTCATCGGCGGCCTCAGCAACTAG